The following are encoded together in the Glycine max cultivar Williams 82 chromosome 8, Glycine_max_v4.0, whole genome shotgun sequence genome:
- the LOC100804075 gene encoding protein PSK SIMULATOR 1 isoform X1, with product MGGLCSKSVKGDKVFAKSDGHSDNHKSDGKNHKSTNMPSDLTSAGDHGVDKKKQEADAAAGNGSDDFYDGIPRFNDSFPHKSRSVKSRHAVAKVSEVSLRLGRAGIDVLDTLGSSMTNLSAGGFVSGAVTKGNEIGILAFEVANTIVKGFSLMESLSTKNIKHLKEEVLQLEAVQDLVSKDTDELLKIVGADKRDELKVFSDEVIRFGNRSKDPQWHNLDRYFEKVSRELNSQRQSKEEAELLMQQLMTMVQFTAELYHELHALDRFAQDYQHKREEDDNSGAAQSGDGLSILRAELKSQKKQVKHLKKKSLWSRSLEEIMEKLVEIVHFLHLEINNAFGTADDHKPLIRTISNRQKLGPAGLALHYANIVLQIDTLVARSSSMPANTRDALYQSLPPNIKLALRSKLPSFHVVKELTISDIKQEMEKTLHWLVPIATNTAKAHHGFGWVGEWASTGSELNKKTMKADVLRIETLHHADKDKVENYILELLLWLHRLAVKSKAGIDTGETRSTLKSQVGTALQTTNQQSTKALSPLLTTDEQKMLQDVSNKIRIRRISKSLDFDSVMADNDRLTKSSSYSYSSTSRSKELSFNRILSKLPVIDFGIDKKRALDVIDRLDVVR from the exons ATGGGGGGTCTTTGTTCAAAGTCTGTGAAAGGTGACAAGGTGTTTGCTAAATCAGATGGACATTCTGATAACCATAAATCTGATGGTAAGAACCACAAGTCCACCAACATGCCTAGTGATTTGACAAGTGCAGGGGATCATGGAGTGGACAAGAAAAAACAAGAAGCTGATGCTGCTGCAGGGAATGGTTCTGATGATTTCTATGATGGAATCCCACGGTTTAATGATTCTTTTCCCCACAAGTCTAGGTCAGTAAAATCAAGGCATGCTGTGGCAAAG GTCTCAGAGGTGAGTTTACGCCTGGGCAGAGCTGGTATTGACGTTTTGGACACTCTGGGGAGCAGTATGACAAATTTAAGTGCTGGTGGGTTTGTATCTGGAGCTGTGACAAAGGGGAATGAAATTGGAATTTTAGCATTTGAGGTTGCAAACACTATTGTCAAGGGTTTTAGTCTTATGGAATctctttcaacaaaaaatattaagcaTTTAAAAGAAGAGGTGCTTCAATTAGAGGCTGTGCAAGATTTAGTATCAAAGGATACGGATGAACTTCTAAAGATTGTTGGTGCAGACAAAAG GGATGAGTTGAAAGTCTTTTCTGATGAGGTAATTCGTTTTGGAAATCGTTCAAAGGATCCTCAGTGGCACAACTTGGACCGATACTTTGAGAA aGTTAGTAGAGAACTTAATTCTCAAAGACAATCAAAGGAGGAGGCAGAATTACTAATGCAACAATTGATGACTATGGTTCAGTTTACAGCT GAATTATACCATGAGTTGCATGCTTTGGATAGATTTGCACAAGATTATCAGCATAAGCGTGAAGAGGATGATAATTCAGGTGCAGCTCAAAGTG GTGATGGCCTTTCAATCTTGAGGGCAGAACTTAAAAGTCAAAAGAAGCAAGTtaaacatttgaaaaaaaagtcaCTCTGGTCCAGAAGTTTGGAGGAG ATTATGGAGAAGCTTGTAGAGATAGTCCATTTTTTGCATTTGGAGATAAACAATGCCTTTGGCACTGCAG ATGACCATAAACCATTAATTCGAACCATCAGCAATCGCCAAAAATTGGGTCCTGCAGGCCTTGCTTTACATTATGCTAATATAGTGCTCCAAATTGATACTCTT GTTGCCAGATCCAGTTCTATGCCTGCAAATACAAGGGATGCACTGTATCAGAGCTTGCCTCCTAATATAAAATTAGCCTTGCGTTCCAAATTACCAAGCTTTCATGTTGTAAAAGAG CTCACCATATCAGATATTAAACAAGAGATGGAGAAAACATTGCATTGGCTGGTTCCGATTGCTACAAACACGGCCAA AGCACATCATGGTTTTGGTTGGGTAGGGGAGTGGGCAAGCACTGG TTCTGAGCTGAATAAGAAGACCATGAAGGCTGATGTGTTGCGGATTGAAACGCTTCACCATGCCGATAAAGATAAAGTAGAAAATTATATTCTTGAACTTCTCCTATGGCTTCACCGCTTGGCCGTCAAAAGTAAAGCTGGCATCGATACCGGAGAAACAAGGTCTACCTTAAAGTCCCAAGTTGGCACTGCCCTTCAAACTACAAATCAACAATCAACAAAAGCCTTATCGCCATTGTTAACAACTGACGAGCAGAAAATGCTGCAAGATGTTAGTAATAAAATTCGTATAAGAAGGATCAGTAAAAGCTTAGACTTTGACAGTGTGATGGCAGATAATGACAGACTTACTAAGAGTAGCAGTTATTCTTATTCATCAACAAGTAGAAGCAAGGAATTATCTTTTAATAGAATTTTGTCTAAGCTTCCTGTTATTGATTTTGGTATTGACAAAAAGAGAGCATTGGATGTGATTGACAGATTAGACGTGGTCAGATAA
- the LOC100787833 gene encoding probable magnesium transporter NIPA7 — translation CLLCIVGSTVIVLHAPEEKSLGSVQEIWELAIQPAFLSYTASAIVVTLFLVLYCTPRYGQTNILVYTGICSIIGSFTVMSVKAIGIVIKLTIEGASQAFHFQTWVFTMFSVTCIIVQLNYLNMISAILFALDNFNTAVVSPTYYALFTSFTLLASAIMFKDYYGQSVSSIASELCGFITILSGTTILHSTREPDPPVIADLYTPLSPKVSWYIQGNSEPWKQKEEDVSPLNLIAIIRQDHFK, via the exons TGTCTTCTGTGCATTGTGGGATCAACTGTTATTGTGCTCCATGCACCTGAAGAGAAGTCTCTTGGCTCTGTACAAGAAATATGGGAATTGGCCATTCAACCTG CATTCCTCTCGTACACTGCCTCAGCAATTGTCGTGACATTGTTCTTGGTTTTATATTGCACTCCCCGTTATGGCCAGACTAATATTTTGGTTTATACTGGAATATGCTCGATAATTGGGTCCTTTACT GTCATGAGTGTAAAAGCAATTGGCATTGTGATAAAACTTACAATAGAAGGTGCAAGCCAGGCTTTCCACTTTCAGACATGGGTTTTTACAATGTTTTCTGTCACCTGCATCATTGTCCAACTAAATTACCTTAATATGATCAGtgctattttattt GCATTGGATAATTTTAACACAGCAGTTGTTTCTCCAACCTATTATGCATTGTTCACATCTTTTACATTATTGGCCAGCGCAATCATGTTTAAG GACTATTATGGTCAAAGTGTAAGCAGTATTGCGTCAGAGCTATGTGGTTTCATCACTATTTTATCTGGAACGACTATATTGCACAGTACAAGAGAACCAGATCCTCCAGTCATTGCAG ATTTATATACACCATTGTCTCCAAAAGTTTCATGGTATATCCAAGGCAACAGCGAACCCTGGAAACAGAAGGAGGAGGATGTGTCACCCTTGAATTTAATTGCGATTATACGGCAAGACCATTTCAAGTGA
- the LOC100804075 gene encoding protein PSK SIMULATOR 1 isoform X2 yields MGGLCSKSVKGDKVFAKSDGHSDNHKSDGKNHKSTNMPSDLTSAGDHGVDKKKQEADAAAGNGSDDFYDGIPRFNDSFPHKSRSVKSRHAVAKVSEVSLRLGRAGIDVLDTLGSSMTNLSAGGFVSGAVTKGNEIGILAFEVANTIVKGFSLMESLSTKNIKHLKEEVLQLEAVQDLVSKDTDELLKIVGADKRDELKVFSDEVIRFGNRSKDPQWHNLDRYFEKVSRELNSQRQSKEEAELLMQQLMTMVQFTAELYHELHALDRFAQDYQHKREEDDNSGDGLSILRAELKSQKKQVKHLKKKSLWSRSLEEIMEKLVEIVHFLHLEINNAFGTADDHKPLIRTISNRQKLGPAGLALHYANIVLQIDTLVARSSSMPANTRDALYQSLPPNIKLALRSKLPSFHVVKELTISDIKQEMEKTLHWLVPIATNTAKAHHGFGWVGEWASTGSELNKKTMKADVLRIETLHHADKDKVENYILELLLWLHRLAVKSKAGIDTGETRSTLKSQVGTALQTTNQQSTKALSPLLTTDEQKMLQDVSNKIRIRRISKSLDFDSVMADNDRLTKSSSYSYSSTSRSKELSFNRILSKLPVIDFGIDKKRALDVIDRLDVVR; encoded by the exons ATGGGGGGTCTTTGTTCAAAGTCTGTGAAAGGTGACAAGGTGTTTGCTAAATCAGATGGACATTCTGATAACCATAAATCTGATGGTAAGAACCACAAGTCCACCAACATGCCTAGTGATTTGACAAGTGCAGGGGATCATGGAGTGGACAAGAAAAAACAAGAAGCTGATGCTGCTGCAGGGAATGGTTCTGATGATTTCTATGATGGAATCCCACGGTTTAATGATTCTTTTCCCCACAAGTCTAGGTCAGTAAAATCAAGGCATGCTGTGGCAAAG GTCTCAGAGGTGAGTTTACGCCTGGGCAGAGCTGGTATTGACGTTTTGGACACTCTGGGGAGCAGTATGACAAATTTAAGTGCTGGTGGGTTTGTATCTGGAGCTGTGACAAAGGGGAATGAAATTGGAATTTTAGCATTTGAGGTTGCAAACACTATTGTCAAGGGTTTTAGTCTTATGGAATctctttcaacaaaaaatattaagcaTTTAAAAGAAGAGGTGCTTCAATTAGAGGCTGTGCAAGATTTAGTATCAAAGGATACGGATGAACTTCTAAAGATTGTTGGTGCAGACAAAAG GGATGAGTTGAAAGTCTTTTCTGATGAGGTAATTCGTTTTGGAAATCGTTCAAAGGATCCTCAGTGGCACAACTTGGACCGATACTTTGAGAA aGTTAGTAGAGAACTTAATTCTCAAAGACAATCAAAGGAGGAGGCAGAATTACTAATGCAACAATTGATGACTATGGTTCAGTTTACAGCT GAATTATACCATGAGTTGCATGCTTTGGATAGATTTGCACAAGATTATCAGCATAAGCGTGAAGAGGATGATAATTCAG GTGATGGCCTTTCAATCTTGAGGGCAGAACTTAAAAGTCAAAAGAAGCAAGTtaaacatttgaaaaaaaagtcaCTCTGGTCCAGAAGTTTGGAGGAG ATTATGGAGAAGCTTGTAGAGATAGTCCATTTTTTGCATTTGGAGATAAACAATGCCTTTGGCACTGCAG ATGACCATAAACCATTAATTCGAACCATCAGCAATCGCCAAAAATTGGGTCCTGCAGGCCTTGCTTTACATTATGCTAATATAGTGCTCCAAATTGATACTCTT GTTGCCAGATCCAGTTCTATGCCTGCAAATACAAGGGATGCACTGTATCAGAGCTTGCCTCCTAATATAAAATTAGCCTTGCGTTCCAAATTACCAAGCTTTCATGTTGTAAAAGAG CTCACCATATCAGATATTAAACAAGAGATGGAGAAAACATTGCATTGGCTGGTTCCGATTGCTACAAACACGGCCAA AGCACATCATGGTTTTGGTTGGGTAGGGGAGTGGGCAAGCACTGG TTCTGAGCTGAATAAGAAGACCATGAAGGCTGATGTGTTGCGGATTGAAACGCTTCACCATGCCGATAAAGATAAAGTAGAAAATTATATTCTTGAACTTCTCCTATGGCTTCACCGCTTGGCCGTCAAAAGTAAAGCTGGCATCGATACCGGAGAAACAAGGTCTACCTTAAAGTCCCAAGTTGGCACTGCCCTTCAAACTACAAATCAACAATCAACAAAAGCCTTATCGCCATTGTTAACAACTGACGAGCAGAAAATGCTGCAAGATGTTAGTAATAAAATTCGTATAAGAAGGATCAGTAAAAGCTTAGACTTTGACAGTGTGATGGCAGATAATGACAGACTTACTAAGAGTAGCAGTTATTCTTATTCATCAACAAGTAGAAGCAAGGAATTATCTTTTAATAGAATTTTGTCTAAGCTTCCTGTTATTGATTTTGGTATTGACAAAAAGAGAGCATTGGATGTGATTGACAGATTAGACGTGGTCAGATAA